The window CCCCGCGCTCGCGCAGGCCGGTGCGGACCTTCGTGCCCAAATCGGGAAGATGGACCAGGCATGGCAGACCGCCTACAACGCCGGAGACGCGGCCGCCCTCACCGCGCTCTACGCCAAGGACGCCACAGTCATGGCTCCCGGAGCCGAACCGGCCTCCGGCACCAGCGCCATTCAGGCTCTGTTTACAGCAGATCTCAAGCAAGGTGCGAAGAACACCTTGACCACGGGAGATGTCGTGGGTTTCGGCGACTTCGCCCTCGCGACCGGCGGCTGGGTGGCCAACTCCACCGACGGCAAACATCTGGACCACGGCCCCTATACGACGCTCTACAGGAAGGTGGGCGGTGGTTGGAAGATCTATCGGGACATCTGGAACAGCAGCATGGCAAAGAAGTAAC of the Gemmatimonadales bacterium genome contains:
- a CDS encoding DUF4440 domain-containing protein encodes the protein MNRRIAAGLVTLALALPLPALAQAGADLRAQIGKMDQAWQTAYNAGDAAALTALYAKDATVMAPGAEPASGTSAIQALFTADLKQGAKNTLTTGDVVGFGDFALATGGWVANSTDGKHLDHGPYTTLYRKVGGGWKIYRDIWNSSMAKK